The nucleotide window ATACGTTGTCTTTGTtacgtgatcgttatcgtttccGTTCACTGCACTGTGACTTGGCTGTTAGTGCTACATTAATCACCCATAATATGGCGCATAAAACCAAGCGTATTGATAGTCCTTGACGTTATTAAATAAAGCTCATCCCAAATCTGATTGTCCTGAACGTGAACCCCAAGTTATTTAAATGGTTTCGCCTCTTGAATAAGAAATCCAGAGAGCACAACGTTTATCACTGACATACAAGTTTATTTCCTATATTTAAAACGTTTTAAAATCAGTAAATATAACACGATTGCTTGTAGATAGATAACCACTTGACGTCATGACATCTCAGAAACAACTCTTCGCCGTGTTTAACTTTTACGAGACGATTACTCCACCACCAAACTACCCAACATTTACCGCAGGCTGGAAGACGTTGGGCAGTTATGTTGAAACCCTTGATCACTATGTGGCTGCTCAGCTTCACCGAAACTTGGACGAACAAGGTGAGTGTGATGTCTCCATAAATGATCATATAAATAGGCCCTATACCCTTCGGTCACAGCGCTTACCTCATTTTGTAAAACTAGAGTTCTTTGCTGATGATGCTCGTGGGCTTTGAGTATTTTGTTCCTTCATTTCCTGGTTTTGATCAGTCAAATTGGGGTTATGTagtgtttgtttaaatattaaacACGATTCAACAAGGTACTCGAGGcgctgagtgtatacaaactttcagaaaggttggttattgaagtgatgaattctgaaacccaattatgtagcaccttacgagggtttacaaggtgctacggcgcatacagcagccacagccaggaacaccgggcgaatcccttctcttttcgataagtgcactgggttcctttacACAAAGCATGGGACCAAACAGAGACCCTTAAAAGGTttacagaaaaagaagaaagaacatgaaagaacacaaacatgaagaaagtaaataaatatttcattttgttcgctcaaaatattattaaattaaaattaaaataaaagaatggAAGGAAATGGTTATTCTAGGTAACGAAATAACATTACGTGGTAACACTACAGACATTTTGTGGTACCAACATAGTATTTAGAGGTTACGATTTTCTttcaattacattttttttaaataacgcCTTTCTTACATGCTTGCACAAGACTAGGGGAATGAACACTCATTTTTGTCTTCTGTATTATCTTTTTACGTTTCGATTTCGTTGTTCGCTGTATTGGTCTAACGAGGATATACACGTGGAAAGAAATTTCTCGGCACCGACTCAAAAAGGTTTTCCCGTATGAACTCAAAAGTGGGCCTAAAGTGGCTCATTATGCCTAACTTAACAAAATTGCCAATTTGGGTCCAAATACCATCAAAAGGCCATAAGAAAAGGAATTTTCATAGGACGATTTTGATGTCAATGTTTAAATAGTAATATGTTCCCTGACTTCCAatctgttattgttttgtttctataCTAGGTTTATTTCCATATGTTAATTTCTCCACTTTTACTGGCACTACTGAGCGGATTATAAAGGACTTTATGGAACCCAGCCCGGATCTGATTAAAGCTGTCGTTGAGGGGCATGGAATGCCGGGAATTCAGATCAACCACCCAGGTATTATTTCAAAGGCGATCCACATTCTGCTCAATATACCATCTTCCTTTATGAATCCATCTCAGCTTGACGACATTGCGAAACTATCAAAACATGATACATTTTCTCGAATGACGAAAACCGAAAATTAAGATTTTGTATTCAGGAACAATTAGGAACACGAAATTGTTCTTTTGGGGTGTCGTCATCCAGAAACAAATGTATGATATGAATATCGTCACGCTTAGATGGATTGCACGACATAATACGCCATTTCCCTAGGAAGACGACACTCCGAGGTATTTGGTAAGACGATGTCCTATTTCAAGGTATCGTCATCGTGCCAAAACAATCTTAGGATCCTAATATAAGTTGAATGGCACTTCCAGAACTCCGTGCATCCCTTTTACCAACAATTACCCATTCCTGTTGAGAAATGTATACGCATTGAAGTCAAAGTCCTCAATCGTCATTTCCCAACCAGTAAAATGAACTCTCACTTATAAATAATACTCGGCATATTTCACACAAGATGTTGCATTTCTGTAAATTTTAAGATGTGATAAGTCACTGTTAATTTCTTTGTTCGTTTTGTAATAATTCCAGGTGGCTATGAGGAAATTTCAACATTGAGTGGAAAGCAGATCATTCCCGACTTACCTGCAAAGCTTGAATCCAAATTTATCATTAGCGGCTACAGGGTAAATCAATTGtttaggaaaaacaaaacaaaaaaggttctgtttccggttacccgaccGACCCTAACTTTACGCTGCGAGAAGAGGAAGAGGTCTTTAATACATTTTGGAACACTTTTTTGTCACTCGCTGTTTttgattaagggaatcaatgtgtggtgaagaggttttcaactagtggtttaatcccaacgaggcctggttcttgataattttaccgaggcgaggtcgaggtaaattatcaagaaccaggcctcggcgggtttaaaccactagttgaaaaccgattcaatacactttgattcccattcataaataccttttcggtcaaaaacatcagcACGTCGcgcgaccaataggaatgaagaaagtGTCTTATAAGCGCAAGTGTCACGCCCATGTAtgaacactttttaccggtcataaacaaagatgtatacacacccacgtgacgcgctctccaccaataggaatagcgaaactgtccgaggtatttgtGAATGTTAAATGTTGTatcaaaatatgaataaactgaagaaaacaaaatccgaCTTACCGTCCCTATTTTAAATGGCACGTAGGCCCCAATCGGAAACGGAATCTTTTTCTTTGGATTTATTGTTTGTAAGGTTATTTGTTTGCTAGTTTGTTGGAGTTTAGTGATGCTTGGTATATCTTTAGTTCTCATTTTGTTTAGAGTGTTGTTGACTTTGTTGGTGGATATTTGGTTGACTTGTATGTATAATGGTTTAGTATCTATTTAGAGATGTCCCTAATAATGTTAGCATAATTAATGACTGCTTCATTGAGGAAATCCTTTAGTTTATATCATCACTGCTCCTTAGACTGGAAATAAACTTTTCTCGTTAAATTGCCTTAAAGGgtaggtacactattggtaattgtcaaggacaagtcttctcccttggtgtatctcaacatatgcatacatcaacaaacctgtgaaaatttgagctcaattggtcatcggagttgggagaaaataatgatgaaagaaaaaacacccttgttggacgaatttgtgtgctttcagataagaataaaagacttctagctatagaagtctattattatttagtgagaaattacctctatttcaaaatctatgctacttcagagggagtcatttcccacaatgttttatactatcaacagctctccaatgctcgttaccaagtcagtttttaagttaatatttgtcttgagtaattaccaaacgtgtaccttccctttaaagggtctatgtacttattgtaggacaaaaaaaaacacattgtccacagatttacatgaaacttacacagtttgaagataatgatagtagaaagcttccctgaaaatattatttgccgtggtgctgtactttttaaaggcagtggacactgttggtaattgtcaaagactagccttcacacttggtgtatctcaacatatgcataaaataacaaacctgtgaaaatttgagctcaatcggccatcgaagttgcgagataataatgaaagaaaaataacccttgtcacacgaagttgtgtgcatttagattgttgatttcgagacctcaagttgtaaatctgaggtctcgaaatcaaattcgtggaaacttacttctttctcgaaaactatggcactttagaggcagccgtttctcacaatcaacctctccccattactcgtcaccaagaaaggttttatggcaataattattttgagtaattaccaatagtgtccactgcctttaagaaatgagtaaaacaatgtcatgaaaataatgttcgtctcagtgagcatgtaaaaacgtattttcatgacattgttttactcttttatttaaaacctacagcaccccagcaactaatattttaaggtacgctttctgctatcattatcttcaagctgtataagtttaatgtaaatcggtGGACATTGTGCAAGACGGCTATCGCGTCCTTAATTTTGGCGCGTATAACTACGGgtagtgtttaaaggcactacgtggtttggtcttacacagtgcaataattgggcttcatgattaaggtggtcaaaaagatgggggacatttgatattgtgcccCGCACCCTACAAAAGATGGGGGTGTCCCCATGCCCCCCCTCCCCCGATTGTCGCCCATGCTTGTGACGCCCAAGTGGTGATTTGTCAATATATGAAATTTGCCATCCATGATGCCCACTCGAGGCCACCATAGTTTGCTTACTTACGGGTTTCAGAAACATGTGTTCGTGTATGAGTAATACTAGTCAACCAGTTGTCACCTTTTTTGTTGCAACCTAAAGGCAAACATCTTCCGAGGGAAACATGATTTACCATGtgtcgtgtgtgtgtgtggttatATGTATACATTATGTTCAAGCTCAAATTATGAATCTTTTTTTCCCCTCTAGACAATCGTCTCTGACAATGAGTTCAACAATAACATCGGTGATTTGGAGAAAGACTGGCTTAACTGGGCAGGCATAGAAGCCCTTAAGGCTGCAGTCCCATCAGGTGTGTCGTTAGGTGAAGCTGGGTTGTACAAGCGATTCACACCAGATGGACCGTTCAAGGCAGTTACATACACGGTTAGATGCGAGATCAAAGGTTTGGATGCCGATAAAACTGCCAGCTTGGATTTGTTGAGTACCATCCGTAATCAAAAAACACCAGAAAAGTTGGAATTGGTTGATAGCTCCCTTTACTGCCTTGACAAGGATCTCATTAGCTTGTCTGCTAAATAGATAGTGACATTATGTTGTAGTTAGGATAGAGAAAGTGACCAAACGACTTTTTTGTTTATTAGCTGTACGTAAAACAATATTTGGTCAGATTGTTTAACCTTATGAGCTAATTATTACATTACCTAGTTTTATTAGGGAATTAATTAAAGACAAACTTTTCAAGAAACTTTCACTTctaaacacttaaaggcagaTCAGTACACGACTATAGGTTACAAATGTTCCCACGGGGCGCCAACTGTCAACTTATGTTtagcgtaaaaaaaaaaatttgtacaATTGTTTGCAAAGTTCTGTCAATGTTGTTGGTTTATAAACCACggttataaaatataaaatctgAAGCGTCGTacaacatggtttataaaccatgaacaTTGGAGCATCTTCAAAACATAGGGGAACacgttcagataaataagcgggagattgacatgtttgagccttgaaagttaacagaagaattttggtAACTGtacgaaacttaactgggagccaatgcaaatGCATTAatacaggtgtaatatggtgagaacgaggcaaGAAAGAGACGAGTCGAGCAGCAGTGCTTTGTACACGTTTATAAACCAAAAAACCCGTTTGTTAACACATCATGGGTTACAACACACATAAAAACTGTGCGTTcatacaaatcatggtttatagtCAATACAAACTGAACATGCCTGGGTTTCATTCAACCTCCTTAAGCATTTTTGACGATAGCCGCTTAACCGTCTGCCTTGTATAACGAAGAAATCTCGCCCGGTGTGTGCCAAATACACTTTTGCAGCGAGCTTGAAGTATTAAACTCCGGTCTttataagggaataaaaggttagcgacgagttcttttaatcggccgtttaaaaccggcagggtcgtggccgagCGCTCAAGGCCCAACCCGAAGGCGAGGGTCTTTATCGCctcgaccctgcaaggttttgaATGGCCGATTCGGAACGAGTCACTACacttttattaattttcataaATGCCATTTTGGTAAAAAGCCGTAATAAAGTAGGAAACTGTTTTCCGAAGTCCTTGAGCTTTTTAAGTGTGgtgcatttttatgagacaCTTTTCggatagcgaaactgtctgatgaggtatttatgaatgttgttTAATAAATCCACAGCTCCTTGGATTACACGGCTATTGTCAAGAGCGCTTGGAAGGAGGTTTAATCAAAGCCATAATTagattttatggtttataaaccatgactTTTTGAACGCTTCAGTCAAAAAAACGCTAAACATTAGTAGACAAACGGCGCCCCGTATATAGAGTCCCTTGTTGCCTCGCCACTCGACTCGTTTGCAAAGCTGTCCAAGCCTAAAGgacttgacaaaaggctagctATCCGTGTAATATTAGATCTTTCTAAATAAGGAATGTTGTTATCCACCCTTAGGCATTGTCTCTAAATAAGGAATGGTGTTATCCACCCTTAGGCATTGTCTCTAAATAAGGAATGTTGTTATCCACCCTTAGGCATTGTCTCTAAATAAGGAATGTTGTTATCCACCCTTAGGCATTGTCTCTAAATAAGGAATGTTGTTATCCACCCTTAGGCATTGTCTCTAAATAAGGAATGTTGTTATCCACCCTTAGGCATTGTCTCTAAATAAGGAATGTTGTTATCCACCCTTAGGCATTGTCTCTAAATAAGGAATGTTGTTATCCACCCTTAGGCATTGTCTCTTGTGAAAGTAACGGCATTTCAAAAGAGAACAATGTCCAATGAGATACTGTTATTTTCCAGTTAACCTGGTGTCATAATCAACACGTCTCACAAAACATGTAATGAAATCTTCAATGTTCTTAAATGTTTCGTTTAACTGTAACATAAGTAATTCTTAGAGCCTCGAGGTTTGATGCAACTAAAATGTGCGCTACTGATGTACATTATATACATCTATTCTATAGTAAAAGATAAGATAAACTATATGTTATATGAAACCAAAAGAATAACCAATAATTATGATTATCGTTAATCCTAAATTGTGTACAGGCAAAAAATGTATATGGCCTATGCgtaaaatgttaataataacaaatactaATAAATGTGTAgacacaattaaaaataaaaataaaatcacacaaCAATTGAAGAAAACGTGAAAATAACAACAGCGTTGGTTGATGTCCAGTCAGAAGTTGTGCTTTCAACAGTAACATAAGCATTACATTTGTAACGTTTTCTCGGCGCTGTTCTAGCTGCTGCCACTTTTGTTTGCTCTGAAACATTTAGCAATGTTCACCAGGTTTGCAACTGTTATTTCTCTCGTCATAAGAACATACTGTTTGATTTCACAATCAGATGGAACAACTTTTACTGCCTAGTTTTGCTGTTGAAATGATGAAAAGTAAGATGATGATTTTGTATACCTGTTTTATTCTGTCCTATTCTTgttctttatttggccattaaagggaaggtacacgtttgggaattgtcaaagaccagtcttctcatttggtctatcccatcataagcataaaataacattataCCAATGGGGgggggacatttttttttttaattatataatCCGTATactcaaagcaaaaaaaaaagtaagtaattttatgcaacaagagGTTAATATTTTCAACAAGAGCAGGGCAAAAACAAATCtccataaataagggaatcaatgtgtggtgaagaggttttcaacaagtggcctggttcttgataattttaccgagacgaagtcgaggtaaattatcaagaatcaggcctcggcgggtttaaaccacaaaaacataataataataataataataataataataataataataataataataataataataataataataataataataataataataataataataataataataataataataataataataataataataataataataataataataataataataataataataataataataataataataataataataataataataataataataataataataataataataataataaggctgcaaaagtgaagaggtatgacgacagggttagacaatttcaccagaatagattatttaacaccaatcagcgtcagttgtttaaggaattggatgggaaggctgacagcacgcaagcggttccgagaccaacagaggcaaaaactttctggggtggtatttgggacaaaccagtaaaacacaaccgacaagcggaatggctaacagatgtgaaagatgaattgagaggggtacaacagcaagaagggttccagattgacgtggacaaggttaagagacagataaagaaggtgccaaattggaaagccccgggtatggaccatgtgcatgggtactggttgaagaacttccgtagtttgcatgagcgaatggccctacaattgcaagactgtcttgtacagggtaaggtcccatcttggatgactgaggcaaaaacagtgctgatcatgaaggatgtcaagaaaggtaacattgccagtaattatagaccaatcacgtgcttacctgtgatgtataaactcttgaccagtatgattgcagaagacctatatcgccatatggatgaccagcagttgtttccagaggagcagaaaggctgtaagaagcggtccagaggtacgaaggatcaacttatcatcgataaggctgtactgaaggactgcaggagcagaaagactaatttggcaatggcgtggattgactacaagaaggcgtatgacatggtatcgcacacatggataatggaatgtctggatatggttggagtggctgatgcagtaaaacgtcttttaggtgagagcatgaagacgtggcgaacaaatctgacagccaacgatgataatctgggcaaggtatgcataagaagaggtattttccaaggtgactctctgtctccgctgctgtttgttcttgcgatgatgcccctgtcgatgattctaaggaaggtgagtgcaggttatgtaatgaagaaggacggatgtaagatcaaccatctgctttttatggacgatttgaagttgtttgcgaagaatgaggccgagatcgactctttggtgcagaccgtcaggattttcagtgatgacattgggatgcagttcggtctggagaaatgtgcttcaatgaccatgaagagggggaagagggtacattccgatggcattgctctgccagatggtgcacagttgagggctttgggtgaggaggagagttatcggtatcttggtgtacttgaatcggaccatgtccttcacaaggaatcaaaggtaaggctgaaggcagaatacatcaggcgtgtaaagaaatgtttgaatgtttaaggcgattaacacatgggccgtgtctttgatgaggtacagtgcgggtattgtcgagtggactaaggaagatctagatgtcactgacaggaggacaagaaaactaatgaccatgcatggcatgctacacccgcggtcaaatgttagtagactctactttccgaggtcagagggcggaagggggttgcttagcgtggcggacagtgttaacatcgagcgcagaagcttgcattgtcatgtcaggaggaccgaggagagcttgttgaaagttgcacaaaggtacacgagggcagacgaagttgggccgaaagagtacaagagggaaaggaaggaggaaagacatcaagattggaggaacaaaccacttcatggccggttcttgaggtgtactgaggaagtggccagcagcaagtcgtggaattggttaaagagtggagaactaaagaaggaaacagagggcttgattactgcggcgcaagaccagtctctaaggacaaatgtaatgaaggcaaggatagagaaagcaaacgtctctcctatgtgtagaatgtgcaataaagcagaggagactgtatttcatattgttagcgaatgcagtaagatggcccagacggagtacaaaggaagacatgacaagctggccaaggtgattcactgggatctgtgtaagaagtatggtgtcaaagtacttgcgaaatggtacgaccatgttccggagaaagttgtagagaacgaccaggtcaagatcctatgggactttaacattcagaccgatcatgttatacaacataggcgtccggatgttgtgctattagataagacgaagaagatgtgtcatctcattgacatagcggtgccaggtgatataagggtagcttcgaaggagatggaaaagatcgagaagtaccaggacctggccagggaacttcgtaagatttggcaggtaaaggtaaaagtagtccccgtggtggttggagcacttggcaccattcccaaagcactggggaaacatctagatgaaatagggacaaatgtaagggtagatctattacagaaggcagcgcttttgggaacagcgaggatcctgagaaagacccgtgagatctaaggctacgggacgtagcccggctcgaggagttaccggcacaaaggaaaatgagatctttcttttgcatgctgtgataaaatgaaataataataataataataataataataataataataataataataataataataataataataataataataataataataataataataataataataataataataataataataataataataataataataataataataataataataataataataataataataataataataataataataataataataataataataataataataataataataataataataattacttgATAAGTTAATGGTCGGAGGATAGCACAGTGGTGGGGTATATAATCAGATCAAAAGCGAGTAATTTAAACCAAGGTGGCAGTTTCCACTTCAATCTcaaggaagaaaacacacacttaaaataatttgttttgccatGAATAAGAATAGGCCTATAGTTTCTCAGCTCCAATACGACTAGTGCAGACGATTATCATTGATATATTTTGAGCTTGAGGGTTTCTGTTTTTTAGTTTCAAATTTCGTGCAACATTTCCCACGCACTATCAGTCTTACCATACAAAACAGCATTTTCAAAAACCATTCCCAGCCTAATGATCAAACTACTGTCATGCATTTTACTTACTAGTTCGACCATAGCAAGTAAAtgcttacttttatttatagggGTTTAAGTAAAAGGCTAGTAAAACAGTTGATAGTTTTTATGTATGCGCCCACCATTGCGCTGGAAGGTGCAAATTCAGGATGATGCCATCATTCCACTTTATGAGGCAGAGCATTTAGCTAGAAATAGACCTGAATGGGGAAGGTTTTCCAAGGAGGCCAAGGGACACCCGGTCCTAAGCAGCTAAGTAAGTATTTATATACGGCCCAATGTCATTTAGAGGAATTCTCACTATATTGGTTGATTGTGCTGTGTTAAACTCAAGGCCAATTAAACACATCAGCAAaagtaagcccccccccccctcaacagTTCGTCATAACATCGTTAGGTAAAATattttaccaatacaactaATTAATCATTGCAGCGACTGCATAATCAATGTACAATTTGATAATGAAAACGACGGAGATGATATTGCTATAGGAGGTTCTGTCCAGCAGGTACGTGGCCTCCAACAGCACCGCCACTTACAGGAAAGGACATACTTTAGACATTTTCATCACAAGATTATACCGACCTGGGTTCATGTATATGTGGTGTGATCTTAACATAGTTGATGTAGTTTCACATCATTTTTCTATCACAGTCTGCTAAGCttcacttaaagtcacctggaaataaaaaaaaattctttcaaacataagagtatatgcttacgaataataaaacaatttttttagtaattgtttgtcacggtttatatgtttaaaaaatatataaagttgtttgggggctgggggctgactccgcctaccccttttgtgacgtcaatcgaggcagactttgcctgcaatgcgtatagtaaacacacgtgcaaagtacatgtacgtccaagtcgtgagttggtacgtttcaaaaagtgtttttctgcattcagcagcaatacacctggtcggcattgccggaaaaaaaaaaatctttttttgaaacgtacaaactcacgacttggtccgtacatgtactttgcaatattgtgtttactctacgcattacaggcaaagtctgcctcgattgacgtcacgaacagcgccctctcgggtcggggtctactcttaaatttgtaaataacataacaactgattttttaaaaccttagttaactgtttattcacattccactcatcaaaacacatatattagtgacaaaagctttattttgaaaaaataccacttccaggtgactttaaagccaCGACCTTCTCGTAATATTGAATATCCAACTCGCTAAATTGTGTGACTATAGTAAAGACTCACAAAAAGGTACTGTCAATGCTGAAAAAGCTCACAATTTA belongs to Asterias rubens chromosome 6, eAstRub1.3, whole genome shotgun sequence and includes:
- the LOC117291428 gene encoding uncharacterized protein LOC117291428 → MTSQKQLFAVFNFYETITPPPNYPTFTAGWKTLGSYVETLDHYVAAQLHRNLDEQGLFPYVNFSTFTGTTERIIKDFMEPSPDLIKAVVEGHGMPGIQINHPGGYEEISTLSGKQIIPDLPAKLESKFIISGYRTIVSDNEFNNNIGDLEKDWLNWAGIEALKAAVPSGVSLGEAGLYKRFTPDGPFKAVTYTVRCEIKGLDADKTASLDLLSTIRNQKTPEKLELVDSSLYCLDKDLISLSAK